One window of the Peromyscus leucopus breed LL Stock chromosome 17, UCI_PerLeu_2.1, whole genome shotgun sequence genome contains the following:
- the Msmo1 gene encoding methylsterol monooxygenase 1, with translation MATNKSVDIFSSALLAVEYLDSLLPQNPLQEPFKNAWGYMLDNYTKFQIATWGSLIVHEAIYFLFSLPGFLFQFIPYMRKYKIQKDKPESLEGQWKCFKGLLVNHFFIQLPLICGTYYFTEFFSIPYDWERMPRWYLILARCFGCAVIEDTWHYFLHRLLHHKRIYKYIHKVHHEFQAPFGIEAEYAHPLETIILGAGFFIGIVLLCDHVILLWAWVTVRLLETIDVHSGYYIPINPLNFIPFYTGSRHHDFHHMNFIGNYASTFTWWDRIFGTDAQYHAYIEKMKKLGKKTE, from the exons ATGGCCACAAACAAAAGCGTTGACATCTTCAGCTCAGCATTGCTGGCTGTGGAGTATCTGGATTCCCTGCTGCCCCAGAACCCCCTGCAGGAGCCCTTTAAGAACGCTTGGGGCTACATGCTGGATAACTACACAAAGTTCCAGATCGCAACCTGGGGGTCCCTCATAGTTCACGAAGCCAtctatttcttgttctctttgCCTGGATTTTTATTCCAATTTATCCCTTACATGAGAAAGTACAAAATTCAAAAG GATAAACCAGAAAGCTTGGAAGGCCAGTGGAAGTGTTTCAAAGGACTCCTCGTTAATCATTTTTTTATCCAGCTGCCTTTGATTTGTGGAACTTATTATTTTACAGAGTTTTTCAGTATTCCTTATGATTGGGAAAGAATGCCAAGATG GTATCTGATTTTAGCAAGGTGTTTCGGCTGTGCCGTCATTGAGGATACCTGGCACTATTTTCTGCATAGGCTCCTCCATCACAAGAGGatttataaatacattcataAAGTCCACCATGAGTTTCAG GCTCCATTCGGAATTGAAGCAGAATATGCACATCCTTTAGAAACCATAATCCTCGGGGCTGGATTTTTCATTGGAATTGTGCTTTTGTGTGATCACGTAATTCTCCTTTGGGCATGGGTGACAGTACGTTTGCTGGAAACTATTGATGTCCATAG tGGTTATTACATTCCTATCAACCCATTGAACTTCATCCCCTTTTATACGGGTTCTCGGCACCACGATTTCCACCACATGAACTTCATTGGGAATTACGCATCCACCTTCACATGGTGGGATAGAATCTTTGGGACAGACGCCCAGTATCATGCCTATATTGAAAAGATGAAGAAGCTTGGGAAAAAGACTGAGTGA